A section of the Methanoregula formicica SMSP genome encodes:
- a CDS encoding methionine synthase, translating into MSKAYFINKVLATTVVGSYPVVKAGGFKSLFDPLGSAVETAVTDMIGAGIDIISDGQVRGDMIGAFAGKLPGIKGQEVVGKIQPAASAITVTDTKYAISKFPKVKGIVTGPSTLAHGLHISTPMYRNKEELALDLAAALVVEARSLEAAGAAVLQIDEPILSTGVADLATGKQAVEMIASSVRIPVCMHVCGNIANVIDEILKYNVGVFDFEFSKNQANLDILSRRDLTGKMLGYGCVDSTTDTVETVPEIRKRIEKAVEYFDPKILLIDPDCGMRMRTREAAYWKLKNMCEAAKEVRLAL; encoded by the coding sequence ATGTCCAAGGCATATTTCATCAACAAAGTGCTCGCAACCACGGTTGTTGGCAGTTATCCGGTGGTCAAGGCAGGCGGCTTCAAGAGCCTCTTCGACCCGCTGGGTAGTGCCGTCGAGACGGCCGTTACCGACATGATAGGGGCCGGCATCGATATCATCTCTGACGGTCAGGTCCGGGGCGACATGATCGGTGCGTTTGCGGGCAAGCTTCCGGGCATTAAGGGGCAGGAAGTTGTCGGGAAGATCCAGCCTGCTGCTTCCGCGATCACCGTGACGGATACCAAATACGCGATCTCGAAGTTCCCGAAAGTAAAGGGGATCGTTACCGGCCCGTCAACGCTCGCCCACGGCCTCCATATCAGCACCCCGATGTACCGGAACAAGGAAGAACTGGCACTCGACCTTGCCGCTGCGCTTGTTGTCGAGGCCCGGAGCCTCGAGGCAGCCGGGGCTGCGGTGCTCCAGATCGATGAGCCGATCCTCTCGACCGGTGTCGCCGACCTTGCTACCGGAAAGCAGGCCGTGGAGATGATCGCATCGTCCGTGCGGATCCCGGTCTGCATGCATGTCTGCGGGAACATCGCCAATGTTATCGACGAGATCCTGAAATACAACGTGGGTGTCTTTGACTTCGAGTTCTCGAAGAACCAGGCAAACCTCGACATCCTCTCGCGCCGGGACCTGACCGGCAAGATGCTCGGGTACGGCTGCGTGGACTCGACAACCGATACGGTCGAGACCGTGCCGGAGATCCGGAAACGGATCGAGAAGGCCGTTGAATATTTCGACCCGAAGATCCTTCTCATCGATCCCGACTGCGGTATGCGGATGCGGACCCGCGAAGCTGCCTACTGGAAGCTCAAGAACATGTGCGAAGCTGCAAAGGAAGTGCGGCTGGCGCTCTGA